In one window of Caballeronia sp. TF1N1 DNA:
- a CDS encoding hybrid sensor histidine kinase/response regulator gives MQGDQGQWEIDNDLAGALYAADPASFLAHGFSVALLGAVYLTRPGAGALAVLYVAFHGIANCLAIALWAWRRYKPLAFSARRWIDLHAMRNLALHSAPGLSIWLAFQNDSTDLATAHTVLLVALAALAYVANGLSLANLSGAVPTLLLPATVLHLLQPRHNGFALGVVLAVFIVGIYLFSAQYRGLFRGIVKARVAQERLAETVARQNVVIEEASLAKTRFFAAASHDLRQPLHAIGLLAHVLTDRTTSAQERDETAEHIINNIESLNHLFNQVLDLARIESGVTQVISQHFRMSELLMRIERQFRPAAAAKGLALRVAPTTCIAYTDPVLLERVLMNLVSNAVRYTERGSIWVGVRHNADPARCRIEVRDSGIGIAPHEHELIFEDFYQVPLGPQSRQIGHGLGLSTVRRLSRLLGGEPSLRSDTGRGTTVCIPLTTGDERLITSSITAPLSMSAFIEHRRILCVDDDPANLEALGALLARWGCVVRVCRDELAAVRAISEGFMPDVLLCDYQIDRRQTGIEALRAVREALRRRGHTQLVSVMMTGDVASPELAALAAEGVPVLHKPVTATRLRRTLDSLLQPHGENAAA, from the coding sequence ATGCAAGGCGATCAAGGGCAGTGGGAGATCGACAACGATCTCGCAGGCGCGCTCTACGCGGCGGATCCCGCCTCTTTCCTGGCGCATGGATTTTCGGTTGCACTGCTAGGCGCGGTTTATCTGACGCGACCTGGCGCCGGCGCGCTGGCAGTGCTTTACGTGGCCTTCCATGGCATTGCGAATTGTTTGGCGATCGCGCTATGGGCCTGGCGCCGCTACAAGCCGCTGGCATTCTCCGCGCGCCGGTGGATCGATCTGCATGCCATGAGAAACCTGGCGCTGCACAGCGCGCCTGGCCTCTCCATCTGGCTTGCCTTTCAGAACGATTCCACGGACCTCGCGACCGCGCATACCGTGCTGCTCGTCGCGCTCGCGGCACTCGCCTACGTCGCCAACGGGCTGAGTCTCGCTAATTTGTCCGGCGCGGTGCCCACGCTGCTGTTGCCCGCTACTGTGCTGCATCTCTTGCAGCCGCGGCACAACGGGTTTGCGCTGGGTGTCGTGCTGGCGGTGTTCATCGTTGGCATCTACCTATTCTCGGCGCAATATCGCGGGCTATTTCGCGGCATCGTCAAGGCGCGCGTCGCGCAGGAACGGCTTGCTGAAACGGTGGCGCGGCAGAACGTCGTAATCGAGGAAGCGAGCCTCGCGAAGACACGTTTCTTCGCGGCAGCGAGTCATGATCTGCGTCAGCCGCTGCATGCCATCGGCCTGCTGGCACATGTGCTGACAGACCGGACCACGAGTGCGCAGGAGCGCGATGAAACCGCCGAGCACATTATCAACAATATCGAATCGCTGAATCATTTGTTCAATCAGGTGCTCGATCTGGCGCGCATAGAGAGCGGCGTGACGCAGGTGATCTCGCAGCACTTCCGTATGTCCGAATTGCTGATGCGCATCGAGCGGCAGTTCCGTCCGGCCGCCGCCGCGAAGGGGCTTGCATTGCGTGTCGCGCCGACGACCTGCATTGCCTATACCGATCCCGTCTTGCTCGAGCGTGTGCTCATGAACCTCGTGTCGAATGCCGTGCGTTACACCGAGCGCGGCTCGATCTGGGTTGGCGTGCGACATAACGCGGATCCCGCGCGTTGTCGTATCGAGGTGCGCGATTCGGGTATCGGCATCGCGCCGCACGAGCACGAACTCATCTTCGAGGACTTCTATCAAGTGCCGCTCGGGCCTCAATCGCGCCAGATCGGTCACGGACTGGGTCTCTCGACGGTGCGACGTCTTTCACGTCTTCTTGGCGGCGAACCGTCGCTGCGCTCGGACACCGGACGCGGCACGACCGTTTGCATTCCCTTGACGACAGGCGATGAGCGTCTCATCACGTCCAGCATCACGGCGCCGCTCTCGATGAGCGCGTTTATCGAGCATCGGCGCATCTTGTGTGTGGACGACGACCCCGCCAATCTCGAGGCGCTCGGTGCGTTGCTTGCGCGTTGGGGTTGCGTCGTGCGCGTTTGCCGCGACGAGCTAGCCGCGGTGCGTGCGATCTCCGAAGGGTTCATGCCGGACGTGCTGTTATGCGATTACCAGATCGACCGTCGTCAAACCGGCATCGAAGCGTTGCGCGCCGTGCGCGAGGCGCTGCGGCGGCGCGGCCATACGCAGCTTGTCAGCGTGATGATGACGGGCGATGTGGCATCGCCGGAACTCGCGGCGCTCGCCGCCGAGGGCGTGCCGGTGCTGCACAAGCCTGTTACCGCGACGCGTCTGCGCCGCACACTGGACTCGCTGCTTCAACCGCACGGGGAGAATGCGGCGGCTTGA
- a CDS encoding response regulator transcription factor: MKFLVADDHELIRRAVKSLLRGIDPDAQFDEADNWDTLAAAARPEANHDLAIVDLRMSGMEGAASLTALLKAHPALPLVVLSAEESVEEMRAVLAAGALGFVPKREPANVMLKAIELVLSGGAYVPIEALCLVEPHTAAPARAPAADRARPSVSAPPVALAPHHMHLMKNLSPRQREIMRLVHRGCTNKMIARELLVAEGTVKVHLSVIFRALGVHNRSSAIALINGWLETGREL; the protein is encoded by the coding sequence ATGAAGTTCCTCGTCGCGGACGATCACGAACTGATCCGCCGGGCGGTCAAGTCACTGTTGCGCGGTATCGACCCCGACGCGCAGTTCGACGAAGCCGACAACTGGGACACGCTCGCCGCCGCCGCGCGGCCCGAGGCGAATCACGATCTCGCTATCGTCGATCTGCGCATGTCGGGCATGGAAGGCGCGGCGTCGCTGACCGCGCTGCTGAAAGCGCATCCCGCGCTGCCGCTCGTGGTGCTCTCCGCGGAAGAGTCTGTCGAGGAGATGCGCGCGGTGCTCGCGGCCGGCGCGCTCGGTTTCGTGCCCAAGCGAGAGCCTGCCAACGTCATGCTCAAGGCGATCGAACTGGTGTTGTCGGGCGGCGCGTATGTGCCTATCGAGGCGCTGTGTCTGGTCGAGCCGCATACCGCCGCGCCCGCGCGCGCGCCGGCCGCCGATCGTGCGCGTCCTTCCGTCAGCGCGCCACCCGTCGCGCTGGCGCCGCATCATATGCACTTGATGAAAAACCTTTCGCCGCGTCAGCGCGAGATCATGCGGCTCGTGCATCGCGGTTGCACGAACAAGATGATCGCGCGCGAGCTTCTAGTGGCGGAAGGCACCGTGAAGGTCCATTTGTCGGTGATCTTCCGGGCGCTGGGGGTGCATAACCGTTCCTCGGCCATCGCGCTGATCAACGGGTGGCTGGAGACGGGGCGCGAGCTGTGA
- a CDS encoding tetratricopeptide repeat protein, with the protein MPRDPDRADAGEEGPEVHSASDARTDRPFSSAWFALARWTKRVVAVATVCSSAIFVVWLGGLLVSSTLRERTLDLQLISVPKALADDGYTSSVVTDRLSDAINAIYRHTGERAARSALVLRQSPPEIAIPKAGISIEGLANWMRGMLPSAWRHDIAGEFTQSGRTLTLRVRLNGNVLFSDSASGESAVDTLIDKGAFVLVDKTQPVLSALYFYLGAHDFARAESASEQIIQAPSSDRLSVSVAHSLKATIADDRYRSDQRSKYQKERMAYLTTAIAEWREAISAAPDYPVAHVGLGNEWHSLRQDATAQSEYREAIRLDPAYSLAHTGLANVLAQMDRKDEAIAEYRRALALAPDDENPHLGLGDLLHKMLKNDEALNEYRIATRLAPQEASPHQGIAIVLGDLNRQDEAIAECKLAISLAPTRASLHETLGEALRKMKRFDDALKEFRTAMSLDPDASSPHVGMGAILYDEGKREDARAEYLTALQLDPADINAHINMGILEYAQDKIDKAQAEILAALAGDPRSAKAHNALALIDERTGKTDAAAAEYRTAIMLDPNDAEAQNNFGQLLRDEGRDDEAMEHFRTAIAFAPAFGEPHNGLGSVWDDRGRSDLAIEEYRQAIRLEPANAGAHNNLGNALRKDGRLDEAVVEFLTSEQLAPSMAEPHDGLGLVRADQGRQQSAIAEYHTAIRLNPRLASAHNNLGNIRLQQGNIDGAVAEYRVAIRLKPGLAAPHNGLGNAWHALGMDEDAIAEYKRAIQLDPMSVDAHTGLGIVHGAHGRTDAAAGEFELAIRLAPRNDLAHYSLSLVYQEQGKFDAAIVEYCTAVRLNPKWARMRMSRYAFRGE; encoded by the coding sequence GTGCCGCGTGATCCGGACCGCGCCGACGCGGGCGAGGAAGGGCCAGAGGTTCATTCCGCATCCGACGCTCGAACTGACCGCCCTTTCTCATCGGCCTGGTTCGCTCTTGCGCGATGGACGAAACGCGTCGTTGCCGTTGCCACGGTTTGTTCGTCAGCGATATTCGTCGTCTGGCTTGGCGGCTTGCTCGTCTCGTCCACGCTGCGCGAGCGAACGCTCGACCTGCAACTCATCTCCGTACCCAAGGCCCTTGCGGACGATGGCTACACCTCCTCCGTCGTCACCGACCGACTGAGCGACGCGATCAATGCGATCTACAGACACACGGGTGAGCGGGCAGCACGCTCGGCGCTTGTATTGCGTCAATCGCCTCCCGAGATCGCGATCCCGAAGGCCGGCATATCGATAGAAGGACTCGCGAATTGGATGCGCGGCATGTTGCCATCCGCATGGCGCCACGACATCGCGGGCGAATTCACGCAATCGGGCCGCACGCTGACTCTGCGAGTACGGTTGAACGGCAACGTGCTGTTCTCGGATTCGGCAAGCGGAGAAAGCGCTGTCGACACGTTGATCGATAAAGGCGCGTTTGTGCTGGTCGATAAAACTCAACCCGTTTTGAGCGCACTGTATTTTTATCTGGGTGCTCATGATTTCGCACGCGCCGAATCGGCGAGTGAGCAGATCATTCAGGCGCCCTCTTCCGATCGATTGTCGGTCTCGGTCGCGCATTCGTTGAAGGCGACGATTGCCGATGATCGGTATCGCTCTGATCAGCGCAGCAAATACCAAAAGGAGCGCATGGCGTATCTGACGACCGCCATCGCCGAGTGGCGTGAGGCGATCTCCGCGGCACCCGACTATCCCGTGGCGCATGTCGGTCTGGGCAACGAGTGGCATTCACTCAGACAGGACGCCACGGCGCAGTCCGAATATCGTGAGGCGATACGGCTGGACCCTGCGTATTCGCTGGCACATACCGGTCTTGCCAACGTGTTGGCGCAGATGGACCGAAAGGACGAAGCTATCGCGGAGTACCGCAGGGCCCTTGCTCTTGCTCCCGACGACGAGAATCCGCATCTGGGTCTTGGCGACTTGCTGCATAAGATGCTCAAGAATGATGAGGCGCTCAACGAATATCGAATCGCTACGAGACTTGCGCCGCAGGAGGCATCACCTCATCAAGGTATCGCGATCGTCCTGGGAGATTTGAACAGGCAAGATGAAGCGATTGCGGAATGCAAACTGGCGATCAGTCTCGCCCCGACGCGTGCTTCGCTGCATGAAACGTTGGGAGAAGCCTTGAGAAAGATGAAGAGATTCGATGATGCGCTCAAAGAGTTTCGCACCGCGATGTCGCTCGACCCGGACGCGTCTTCGCCACATGTCGGCATGGGTGCGATTCTTTACGACGAGGGTAAGCGGGAAGACGCGCGCGCTGAATATCTGACGGCGTTGCAACTCGATCCCGCGGATATCAATGCGCATATAAACATGGGCATTCTCGAGTACGCGCAAGACAAGATAGACAAAGCTCAGGCAGAAATCCTTGCCGCATTAGCGGGCGATCCACGTTCCGCAAAGGCACACAATGCCCTTGCGCTGATCGATGAACGCACGGGCAAGACAGACGCCGCCGCAGCCGAGTACCGCACGGCGATCATGCTTGACCCGAATGACGCGGAGGCGCAAAACAACTTCGGCCAGTTGCTGCGAGACGAAGGCCGCGACGACGAAGCGATGGAACATTTCCGGACGGCTATCGCCTTTGCCCCGGCCTTTGGAGAACCGCACAATGGCCTTGGCAGCGTCTGGGACGATAGAGGCAGAAGCGATCTTGCCATCGAGGAATACCGTCAGGCAATCCGTCTTGAGCCCGCCAATGCAGGGGCACATAACAACCTGGGTAATGCGCTTCGAAAAGACGGACGGCTGGATGAAGCCGTGGTGGAATTCCTCACATCGGAGCAGCTTGCGCCCAGCATGGCGGAGCCGCACGACGGGCTTGGCCTCGTGCGCGCAGATCAGGGGCGGCAGCAGAGCGCCATCGCCGAATATCACACGGCAATTCGCCTCAACCCTCGCCTTGCGTCCGCACATAACAACCTCGGCAATATCAGGCTTCAACAGGGCAACATCGACGGCGCGGTGGCCGAGTACCGGGTTGCCATCCGGCTTAAACCAGGGCTTGCTGCGCCGCATAACGGGTTGGGCAATGCGTGGCATGCGCTAGGCATGGATGAGGACGCCATCGCTGAGTACAAGCGCGCGATTCAACTCGATCCGATGTCGGTCGATGCGCATACGGGTCTGGGAATCGTCCATGGGGCGCACGGTAGGACGGACGCTGCAGCGGGCGAATTTGAATTAGCTATCCGGCTTGCACCGCGCAACGATCTGGCGCATTACAGCCTGAGCCTCGTCTATCAGGAACAGGGGAAGTTTGACGCTGCCATCGTGGAATATTGCACGGCGGTGCGTTTAAACCCGAAGTGGGCAAGGATGCGAATGAGTCGATATGCGTTTCGCGGGGAATAA
- a CDS encoding murein transglycosylase A, which yields MAPRTSGVAAQPDSTPGQFISKSGERVPCATSAVSASKRATKPASTPAAAWANSTMRVLCVLTAGAIAACASAPDAGTQAKDATREPVIAAAPAGAVLALPGEQGLEEARMVSSAASGAEPGVANPLPASPSASLAGTATPFATKNALYTPVAFASVPGWATDNVAESWDAFRRSCGVLSAKPAWAAPCAASRGIDASNGVAVRRFFEDNFTVYQIRNVDKSPRGVLTGYYEPILKGSRRFGAPYVYPVYGVPRDMLFLDSRRLAPDARSSAIAARIDGRSVIPLTTVPMGGAKGVYALELGDSLPDIRDKRLRLRLEGNRIVPYYSRAEIERGKLNAPILAYVEDPAMLYSMQLQGAGKIRLPDGAVMRLAYAEQNGLAFNPPVASAGSKGRKVLVRGVEIDLEEGTVSTQMTQADASASDDAPQSALLRGAQEDASPDGASAPAGGDAGAQADSEAASPLLRGFNLAKGATPAVRPARVSAPSSMVSSAHADNKPGSLAGTPPLGYTFASSDPSYVFFRAIPDSPMGPIGALGVPLSAGRSAAIDPRTTPLGAPVFINASDGAAQATSVTRLLMAQDAGGAIRGAVRADYFFGTGPQAQQQASRMKQPAQMWVLLPKGLRISARESGVRVRGGPSLPSADCVVSDPDLCVDETP from the coding sequence AACAAGCGCAGTAAGCGCATCGAAACGCGCAACGAAACCTGCATCGACGCCCGCGGCGGCATGGGCGAACTCCACCATGCGCGTGCTCTGTGTGCTGACAGCCGGCGCCATCGCGGCTTGTGCGAGCGCGCCCGATGCCGGGACGCAAGCGAAGGACGCAACGCGCGAGCCGGTCATCGCGGCCGCGCCCGCGGGAGCCGTCTTGGCACTGCCTGGCGAACAAGGCCTGGAAGAGGCGCGCATGGTCAGTTCGGCGGCTTCGGGCGCCGAGCCGGGCGTAGCCAATCCGCTGCCCGCGAGTCCATCCGCTTCGCTCGCGGGCACAGCCACGCCTTTCGCCACCAAAAATGCGCTCTACACGCCCGTTGCCTTTGCAAGCGTTCCGGGCTGGGCAACCGATAACGTCGCCGAGTCGTGGGATGCGTTTCGCCGCAGCTGCGGCGTGCTTTCAGCCAAGCCTGCGTGGGCCGCGCCGTGCGCGGCATCGCGCGGCATCGACGCGAGCAACGGCGTCGCGGTGCGCCGCTTCTTCGAAGACAACTTCACGGTCTATCAAATCCGCAATGTCGACAAATCGCCGCGCGGAGTGCTCACCGGCTATTACGAACCCATATTGAAAGGTAGTCGCCGCTTTGGCGCGCCGTATGTCTATCCCGTCTACGGCGTGCCGCGCGACATGCTGTTTCTGGATTCGCGCAGGCTTGCGCCGGACGCGCGGTCATCGGCGATTGCAGCGCGAATCGACGGCCGCTCGGTGATTCCGCTCACGACGGTCCCGATGGGCGGCGCCAAGGGTGTGTATGCGCTCGAACTCGGCGACAGCCTTCCCGATATCCGCGACAAGCGGCTGCGCTTGCGGCTCGAAGGCAACCGTATCGTGCCGTATTACTCGCGCGCGGAAATCGAGCGAGGAAAGCTCAATGCGCCGATTCTTGCCTATGTGGAAGACCCCGCGATGCTCTATTCTATGCAGTTGCAGGGCGCTGGAAAAATACGCCTGCCGGATGGCGCAGTCATGCGGCTCGCGTACGCGGAACAGAACGGGCTCGCCTTCAATCCGCCCGTTGCCAGCGCGGGCAGCAAGGGCCGCAAAGTCCTGGTTCGGGGCGTCGAGATCGACCTGGAAGAAGGCACCGTGAGTACGCAAATGACGCAAGCCGACGCGTCGGCATCCGACGATGCCCCGCAATCCGCGCTTCTGCGCGGAGCGCAGGAAGATGCGTCGCCTGATGGCGCATCGGCGCCCGCGGGCGGCGACGCAGGCGCGCAAGCCGATTCCGAGGCCGCTTCGCCCCTTTTGCGCGGCTTCAATCTCGCGAAGGGCGCAACGCCTGCCGTGCGGCCGGCACGTGTGAGCGCGCCATCGTCGATGGTTTCATCCGCACATGCCGACAATAAACCCGGTTCCCTTGCCGGCACGCCGCCGCTTGGCTACACGTTCGCCTCGTCCGATCCAAGCTACGTCTTCTTCCGCGCCATCCCCGATTCGCCGATGGGACCCATCGGCGCGCTGGGCGTGCCGCTGTCGGCGGGGCGCTCGGCCGCCATCGACCCGCGCACGACGCCGCTCGGCGCGCCGGTGTTCATCAATGCGAGCGACGGCGCGGCGCAGGCCACGTCGGTGACGCGTCTTCTGATGGCGCAGGACGCAGGCGGCGCGATTCGCGGCGCCGTGCGCGCCGACTATTTCTTCGGTACGGGCCCGCAGGCGCAACAGCAGGCGAGCCGCATGAAGCAGCCCGCGCAGATGTGGGTGCTGTTGCCGAAGGGACTGCGCATCTCGGCGAGAGAAAGCGGCGTGCGTGTGCGCGGCGGCCCTTCGTTGCCGAGCGCCGATTGCGTCGTCTCCGATCCCGATCTGTGCGTGGACGAAACTCCATGA